In Citrobacter sp. RHB25-C09, the following proteins share a genomic window:
- a CDS encoding WGR domain-containing protein, with translation MRLIKTVKLYYTQGTSDKVYEVDLCEQPNDDANRYWVNFRYGRRGTTLREGTKTVTPVDLAQAEAIFTSVVVAKTNKGYRESSLRRLLTTPTSSASLSERLSQIDGINESLQRARSIWRLPQQPDPVLAAWLEKGLSSQNHWLENYARLRTLGRTGEVRNLTKVKTLLASESLPLRHLAYEVWLRLSDEAERSVQQAQLLATLPGELASAITANDSTALDILLAQRINEHNPDASERLKTLYLLALDNAPLHQSLLRLVKDLPFRPNLFKGIRYLFKMAEFRLDAAMFALLVWRFDTTREFYSADWDWAWLEGTGYIKPSAELVRADSRLAYSKKTRHYLRRHSWRSLQRLGVTGDPRYVDMASALLLQYHDTDLLPERPCYRGTYAADAHLFAWNAILRLHNPRYQRHSQRALWIRLSEGRDTQRGEAFPALWDQRPDALLALLLHSDSHAVIEFVLRALKDNSEFCRNLTDQQLAKLLARPSAVIAEWVLAHLAGRPLSHALLVALIQSPHSQARVMALTQLNALSMLFDDTELSVALLLTDDEEIGRWLDARLIQQPLNGVQKDALMQALLAQLSLATTGFSPQHAQWLSICCTTHLSAAVHSVSLEILSTLLGHADVGVQILSAQLLVSSRFTLNDLPQALVSQLHHSPVAAVRASGIALLGKQSPETLLRQLSLLVDLLSCGEEAERQACFGLLQQLARSDASAVFAALFPLLFQKEAQEGAHQALLTFIRQHLSPCLETLDKDTLWRLIQARASAAQTLGGEVLQSRSPLEFSVRQWVVLANHPERAIRDYALRAFEQHVDVVREQSREALAVLESDWPTTREFAFAYFRQHYPAQSWTPELIVNLCDSNREDVQAWGRELLQTFFHRDRGEEYLLKLSQHPSVTVQTFVTHFFADYAAGKPQVILALRPCFLAILSQINRGRVAKDRTLAFLAQQAECSPQVLEMVSELLTRLSLTVVQKDKAPLIKTMLQLQKRHPELTLPLEIVVRSAQGARHAG, from the coding sequence ATGAGGCTGATCAAGACAGTTAAGTTGTATTATACGCAGGGTACTTCAGACAAAGTGTATGAAGTCGATCTCTGTGAGCAGCCAAACGACGACGCTAACCGCTATTGGGTGAATTTTCGTTACGGAAGACGTGGCACCACCCTGCGGGAAGGAACCAAAACCGTCACGCCTGTTGATCTGGCCCAGGCGGAAGCCATTTTTACCAGCGTGGTGGTGGCTAAAACCAATAAAGGCTATCGCGAATCCTCTCTACGTCGGTTGTTAACCACGCCAACCTCTTCCGCGTCACTCTCCGAACGGTTAAGCCAAATCGATGGCATCAACGAAAGCCTTCAGCGCGCCCGTAGCATATGGCGCCTGCCACAGCAGCCGGATCCGGTGCTGGCGGCATGGCTGGAAAAAGGGCTCAGCTCGCAAAACCACTGGCTGGAAAATTATGCCCGGTTGAGAACGCTGGGGCGAACCGGTGAGGTGCGCAATCTGACCAAAGTGAAAACGCTTTTGGCCAGCGAATCGCTGCCCCTGCGCCATCTGGCGTATGAAGTCTGGCTACGTCTCAGCGATGAGGCTGAACGCAGCGTGCAGCAAGCGCAACTGCTCGCCACGCTACCGGGAGAACTGGCCTCGGCAATCACTGCAAACGACAGCACTGCACTGGACATCCTGCTGGCGCAACGAATTAACGAGCATAATCCCGACGCCAGCGAGCGATTAAAAACGCTGTACCTGTTAGCGCTGGACAATGCGCCGTTACATCAAAGCCTGCTGCGCCTGGTGAAAGACTTACCTTTCCGTCCGAATCTATTTAAAGGCATCCGCTATCTGTTCAAAATGGCCGAGTTTCGTCTCGATGCCGCCATGTTCGCCCTGCTGGTCTGGCGCTTTGATACGACGCGTGAATTCTACAGCGCTGACTGGGACTGGGCCTGGCTGGAAGGGACAGGCTACATCAAACCGAGTGCTGAGCTGGTGCGGGCCGACAGCCGACTGGCCTATTCGAAAAAGACGCGACATTACCTGCGTCGTCACAGTTGGCGTTCGCTCCAGCGTCTGGGGGTTACTGGCGATCCGCGTTACGTCGATATGGCCAGCGCTCTCCTGCTGCAATATCACGACACGGACTTACTGCCAGAAAGGCCATGTTACAGGGGAACCTACGCTGCTGATGCACATCTCTTCGCCTGGAACGCCATCCTGCGCTTACATAATCCGCGTTATCAGCGTCATTCTCAGCGCGCATTATGGATTCGGTTGTCAGAAGGCCGCGATACCCAACGAGGCGAGGCTTTCCCTGCGTTGTGGGATCAACGCCCTGACGCCCTGTTAGCTCTGCTGTTGCACAGCGACAGTCATGCCGTCATCGAGTTTGTGCTGCGGGCACTGAAAGACAACAGTGAATTCTGTCGAAACCTTACCGATCAACAACTGGCGAAACTGCTTGCCCGTCCCTCTGCGGTGATTGCGGAATGGGTGTTGGCGCATCTGGCGGGGCGTCCACTGAGCCATGCGCTGCTGGTGGCGTTAATTCAGAGTCCGCATTCGCAGGCCCGAGTTATGGCGCTAACGCAGCTTAACGCTCTGAGCATGTTGTTTGACGACACTGAACTCTCAGTCGCGCTATTGCTTACTGACGATGAGGAGATAGGTCGCTGGCTGGACGCGCGCTTAATCCAACAGCCGCTTAACGGCGTGCAAAAAGATGCGCTAATGCAGGCGCTGTTGGCGCAGTTGAGCCTGGCGACCACCGGCTTTTCGCCTCAGCATGCGCAATGGCTGTCAATCTGCTGTACCACCCATCTGAGTGCGGCGGTGCACTCTGTGTCGCTGGAAATTCTGAGTACGTTGTTAGGCCATGCGGACGTTGGCGTACAGATCCTGTCGGCGCAACTGCTGGTCAGCAGTCGCTTTACGCTCAACGATCTGCCGCAGGCGCTCGTGTCTCAACTTCATCATTCCCCTGTGGCGGCCGTTCGTGCATCGGGGATTGCGCTGCTGGGCAAACAAAGCCCAGAAACATTGCTACGTCAGTTGTCGCTGTTAGTTGACCTGTTAAGCTGCGGCGAGGAGGCAGAGCGCCAGGCATGCTTTGGGCTCCTGCAACAGTTGGCTCGCAGTGACGCCTCAGCGGTGTTTGCCGCGTTATTCCCGTTGCTGTTTCAGAAAGAGGCGCAAGAGGGCGCGCATCAGGCGCTGCTGACCTTTATCAGGCAACATCTCTCGCCGTGTCTGGAAACGCTGGATAAAGATACCCTCTGGCGGCTCATTCAGGCGCGCGCTTCGGCGGCTCAGACGCTGGGCGGGGAAGTGTTACAGTCCCGTTCTCCGCTGGAATTTAGCGTCAGGCAGTGGGTCGTGCTGGCTAACCATCCTGAACGTGCCATTCGCGACTATGCGCTGCGGGCATTTGAGCAACACGTTGACGTAGTGCGGGAACAGAGCCGTGAAGCGCTGGCGGTGCTGGAAAGCGACTGGCCTACAACCCGCGAATTTGCTTTCGCCTATTTCCGTCAGCACTATCCGGCGCAAAGCTGGACGCCGGAGCTGATTGTTAATCTGTGTGACAGCAACCGCGAGGATGTCCAGGCCTGGGGGCGTGAGCTGCTGCAAACCTTCTTCCATCGCGATCGGGGAGAGGAGTACCTGTTGAAGCTCAGCCAGCACCCCTCGGTGACGGTGCAGACATTCGTCACTCACTTTTTTGCCGACTACGCGGCAGGAAAACCGCAGGTTATTCTGGCGTTAAGGCCCTGTTTTTTGGCGATATTATCGCAGATTAATCGAGGGCGCGTCGCTAAAGATCGCACCCTGGCATTCCTGGCGCAGCAGGCAGAGTGCAGCCCGCAGGTGCTGGAAATGGTGAGTGAGCTACTGACTCGCCTGTCGCTTACGGTGGTGCAAAAAGATAAAGCCCCGTTGATAAAAACGATGCTACAGCTGCAAAAGCGGCATCCGGAATTGACATTACCGCTTGAAATTGTTGTCCGATCCGCACAAGGAGCGCGCCATGCAGGTTAA